The proteins below are encoded in one region of bacterium:
- a CDS encoding cold-shock protein, producing MKGKVKWFNESKGYGFIEKEDGSGDVFVHFSSIQSEGFKTLHEGEVVEFDIVDSDKGPKATNIRKM from the coding sequence ATGAAAGGGAAAGTGAAGTGGTTCAATGAATCTAAAGGTTATGGGTTCATTGAGAAAGAAGACGGTTCAGGCGATGTGTTCGTGCATTTTTCATCCATTCAGTCAGAAGGGTTTAAAACCCTTCACGAAGGCGAAGTGGTTGAATTTGACATCGTTGATTCAGACAAAGGTCCCAAAGCAACGAATATAAGGAAAATGTAA